One Setaria viridis chromosome 3, Setaria_viridis_v4.0, whole genome shotgun sequence DNA window includes the following coding sequences:
- the LOC117847545 gene encoding protein PARTING DANCERS homolog isoform X1 — protein sequence MASSGGDLSGFVGRGVCMMSTSWRDKQHPNLINFIATFLAANLYRLNFLSVSPDFIFNNGGTSVAFIFETNWDSENESAVFSRVNTLKRQFKHLYVVVVVPTGEQNESFNQSYFKYGMELGCPTFVPVCDPEMGFEKIVKIAHARGVCKQQDIVTTMRNERVQAVQCMDAFLRVLTSIPGIDSHDANALSQAIGSIEAIAKASKEFILENTDLSTEKAERIVRFFRDPQYYLSPKIK from the exons ATGGCGTCAAGTGGAGGAGACCTTTCAGGATTCGTTG GCCGAGGAGTATGCATGATGAGCACCTCGTGGAGAGACAAGCAGCACCCCAACCTCATCAACTTCATTGCCACATTCCTAGCTGCAAACTTGTACCGCCTCAACTTCCTGTCAGTTTCTCCG GACTTCATCTTCAACAATGGGGGCACATCTGTTGCTTTTATCTTTGAGACAAATTGGGATTCTGAAAATGAAAGTGCTGTCTTCAGCAG GGTGAATACACTGAAGAGGCAGTTCAAACATCtttatgttgttgttgtcgttCCCACAGGAGAACAAAATGAATCATTTAACCAATCGTATTTCAA GTATGGCATGGAGCTTGGCTGTCCTACATTTGTGCCTGTTTGTGATCCAGAGATGGGATTTGAGAAGATTGTAAAGATAGCTCATGCTCGTGGAG TATGCAAGCAGCAAGACATTGTCACAACTATGAGGAATGAG CGTGTGCAAGCTGTTCAGTGCATGGATGCATTTTTACGAGTGCTGACCTCTATTCCTGGTATTGACAGTCATGATGCAAATGCG CTTTCCCAAGCTATTGGCTCCATTGAAGCAATTGCAAAGGCATCCAAGGAATTCATCCTGGAAAACACTGATCTTTCCACTGAGAAGGCAGAGAGGATTGTCAGGTTCTTCAGGGATCCACAGTACTACTTAAGCCCTAAAATCAAGTAA
- the LOC117847545 gene encoding protein PARTING DANCERS homolog isoform X2 yields the protein MMSTSWRDKQHPNLINFIATFLAANLYRLNFLSVSPDFIFNNGGTSVAFIFETNWDSENESAVFSRVNTLKRQFKHLYVVVVVPTGEQNESFNQSYFKYGMELGCPTFVPVCDPEMGFEKIVKIAHARGVCKQQDIVTTMRNERVQAVQCMDAFLRVLTSIPGIDSHDANALSQAIGSIEAIAKASKEFILENTDLSTEKAERIVRFFRDPQYYLSPKIK from the exons ATGATGAGCACCTCGTGGAGAGACAAGCAGCACCCCAACCTCATCAACTTCATTGCCACATTCCTAGCTGCAAACTTGTACCGCCTCAACTTCCTGTCAGTTTCTCCG GACTTCATCTTCAACAATGGGGGCACATCTGTTGCTTTTATCTTTGAGACAAATTGGGATTCTGAAAATGAAAGTGCTGTCTTCAGCAG GGTGAATACACTGAAGAGGCAGTTCAAACATCtttatgttgttgttgtcgttCCCACAGGAGAACAAAATGAATCATTTAACCAATCGTATTTCAA GTATGGCATGGAGCTTGGCTGTCCTACATTTGTGCCTGTTTGTGATCCAGAGATGGGATTTGAGAAGATTGTAAAGATAGCTCATGCTCGTGGAG TATGCAAGCAGCAAGACATTGTCACAACTATGAGGAATGAG CGTGTGCAAGCTGTTCAGTGCATGGATGCATTTTTACGAGTGCTGACCTCTATTCCTGGTATTGACAGTCATGATGCAAATGCG CTTTCCCAAGCTATTGGCTCCATTGAAGCAATTGCAAAGGCATCCAAGGAATTCATCCTGGAAAACACTGATCTTTCCACTGAGAAGGCAGAGAGGATTGTCAGGTTCTTCAGGGATCCACAGTACTACTTAAGCCCTAAAATCAAGTAA